The genomic DNA ACAGCGACAGCATTGGCAGCAACCAGGCGGAGTTCATCAACAGGATCACCACCGCAACGACGACAACGATCAAGCGTCCCAACGGGTTGGCACTGCGATCGTGCCACCAATGATTCAGATCGTGAGCGCTCTTGTGTACAGCAAAGGCAAGCGGTTCACTCGGCGCCTTCTTCGCGTTATGGACCGGCCCGGAGTTCATCGCCGGTCCGGCAGCGTTGTTCCGTGGATTGTTTTGTTGTGCGTAGTGAGGCGTCGCCGGGTCGGAAATCAATTCGGCAAGGATCGGCCGTGCGTGCGCGTCGGGATCGAGTTGGGCGAGTCCATGTTTATCGAGCAACATCCCCAGCGGTTCCAACAACTCGGCGACGCTCTTCTGTCGCGCTTCGGGATTCTTTTGCAACGCCTTGGCGATCACGCCGCGGAAGGGCGGTTCGACCTGCGACAGATCGGGATCGCTGGTCAAGTGCTTCATGATGATCTCGTGAGACGATTCGCCATTGAAGGGAACGTCTCCGGTCAACAGTTCGAACAGGATGATCCCAAGGGCGTAGATGTCGATCTCTTTGCCATACTCTCCGCGACCGATCTCCGGTGCCATGTAGTGGAACGTGCCAACGCTTTCGGTGTTGCCACCGCGTCGCGAACAGGAGATGAACTTGCTGAGACCATAGTCGCCGATCTTGAAGATCCCTTCGTCGTCGAAGATGTTTCCAGGTTTGAGATCGCGGTGCACGATCCCATGATCGTGCAGGTAAGCGACACCGGCGGCGAGATCGCCGAACCAACGCAGGGCTTGCTCGCGAGGGAGACCTTGGCGGTGGCGATCGAGTTCGTCGCGAAGGGTCGCACCGGCGACATACTCCATCAAGATCCAAGCCTGATCGTTGTCGTCGTACTTCACGTCGTACAGCGCGACCAGATTGGGATGCTTCAGATTCATGCAGTGACCGACGCCACGCAGCTCGATATCCAGGTTGCGTTGGACCCGCTTCAGAGCGACTTCTTTGCCCGCACCGCTGACAGCGAAATAGACCTCACCAAATCCGCCTACACCGATCCCACGCTTGATCGTGTATCCCTTTAAGGGTTGGTCGCCGGTGGCGTAGGTGAATTTCATCGTTAAACCTGTTTTCCGCAAATCCTCGTCGGCCAGCGGATTGGGAGCATATCGCGTCGATTCTATTTTATCTGCTAATGCGGGCATCGCGTTAAGTTCCTTATCGGACAGCGTCGTTGCAGCACCGATGTGCGCCGAGCCATCGGAAGTTGGGTCCGAGTTAACAGGCCGGATCGATTCGCGTTTAGGGCGCCAAAACATTCAAATCGTCTCGTTTTTCGTGCTTTTCATAACCGCTCCATCGACATCGCCAACGTTTCTCCAACGATCCGACAGTCCGAACTCAATACCGCCGTCTGCCCGATCTGCGTCCCATCGACGACCAACGGTTCCTCGCTGCGGATCCGCCAATCGTCTCCAGAGACAAACAGGATCACGTCGCTGGTCCAATGCGAACATTGGATATGAGCCCCTTGAGAGGGCCCGATCACGCAGGTGTCGGCCAGCAGGATCATTCCGTCGGCGCGGGGCTGCGTGCGATGACGGCTGACCAAATTCAATCGCGCTGAAGAACTCAGCGGATGCGTTTTTTGAAACTCGAACTGGACGACGCTCCCCAGTTGAAACCGATCGCCGGTTCGCAGCAGGGTAGGGCGGTCCAACGGTTCGCCTTGCAGACGCGTTGAGGCCAGCGGTTGCAACACGTAATCGCTCCCCTGCCGGCGAACCGCCGCTGCCCGCCGCGAGAGGTCGCCTTGGACATTGATCTCGACCGACGAACCCGCTCCCGGACCACCGATCAACCACTCGTCGCCGGCGACGATCAAGAAGCCACCCACACCATCGATCCACAGCATCCGCGCGTTCTTGCTATCGCTGCCGCGCTGGGCATGCGATCGGTCGTGCGGTCGGTCTTCCACCACGCTGTTCACCTCGATTGTCGAACCAGCTAAATATTCGTTGTTCCACGACGGCAGCCCGGTTGGATTAACAACCGGGCCACAGGTCATCGATTGACTTTCACCACCGTCGATCAGTCGATCTGAATCATCGCAACCGAATCTTCCGCGGTAGGTTGGTCGCCGTTGAAGTAGGTCGAGACCTGATTCAAGATGTCTTCGTCCGACTCCTCGGTCAACTCGATCGTACCGTAATACTGATTGTCGACAGCCAACAACTCTTCGTCGACTTCGATCCGAGTGCGGATGCTGTCGATAAGATCGCGGGTTCGCGACAGATGGCTATCGTCCAGGTTCAGCGAGCTGGCGGCGTGTGCAACTTGGTTGGCTGCATATTGAGCCTGCAAGTTTTCGACTTCGACTTCCAACTGACGCTTGGCCGACAACATCTCATCCATGCGGTCCTTGGCAGCTTGCAGCGTCTTCTCACGAGCGGTGAGCATCTGTTGCAGCTTGTCCACGGTTGCCTTCTGGGTCTTGAATCGGTTGAAGCGACCGGCCAGATCGTCTTTCACTTGGTCGGCACTATAAGTTCGCTTGGCGTAAACGAACCGCGTGTCGCCACTTTGCAGATCGGCGGTCAAACGCATGATGTCGCGTTCAGCCGAAGCCAACATGTCGGCCTTCGAATCGATCTGCTTTTGAAGTTTTGCGACGTGGATTTTTTCCGACGCGATCAACTTCATGTTCTTGGCGATCTCCGGCTGCAGGTCGTCGATCATCTGACGGGCACGATCGATTTCCACGTTTACCGGTACGACATCTTTGACCGCATCGCGAGCGTAACCGAACCCGGTCTTCATATAGCTCGACATTCCGGTCCCAAAAACGAGCCCAGAAAGCAACAGGGCCAGGCTACCGCCAACTAGGGTTTTCTTAATCATCACACTTACTCTCTATCTAAATTTGACTTTGCATTCCCTGAATTCTTGCGACCCCACCAAGGATCCATGTTCCATTCATCCAGTAGTTCGCCGCCGCCGCGGGGATCTTGGTGAATCGAACCGAAAATTTTTCCAGGTCGGAACAATTGCCCGTCCTTCCAAGGGAAAAGCCTGATTTGCCGCAGAGTTCTTTTGGTTTGCCGGGCGAACTCGATTAAGTTCGGGAAAGGAGAGGGAACCCTGGCACGCTGGAAGCCGTATTAAAGTGACAATGCTGCTTGCTCCTCCGTTGCGGATGAAGTGTTCGCATCACTTGGACACGTTGGAAGCCGTATTAAAGAGACAATGCTGCCTTTTTGAGACATTCGCGTCCTAAAAAAGCAGCGCGGTAAACCGCGTCAGAATTTAGGCAAGTTGACTTAACTTGATAGAGCAAAAGGAGTTAAGCGTTCTCAGCAAGAATTGCCATGTCACCATGGCACGTTGATTGCTCCGAACCTTTATTCAGAAGAATCGGTCTTAATTGGCATCGACCGCAACCGCGGCAATGCCGATAAACGATACTAGGGACTGTCGAACCGGGAGACGAATTATGTCGCCAATCTATTCCAATCCGAAAAACGGAACTGCCACCACGCTTCCTATCGAAGCGACTTGGGCAGAGCTCTCCGAACGGACAGACAAATCCGATACCAGCGCTTTGGCTCAATGGATCGAGGCAGATCTCGAGCGTATCGAAAATCAGTTGAGCGATTTCATTACGCCCAACACGCTGAAGAAGTCGTTGCGCAGCGGACGCTAACGACGATTGAAGCACTCGCGGCGGGCGACACCGCCCACCGCGATCGATCATTCTATAGGCCTAAGCTTCGAACTTGCCCAAGCAGAGGGTCACGTTCTGGCCACCAAAACCGAAGCTGTTGTTCAACGCATACTTCACTTTGGCCTGCCGCGCTTCGTTGGGCACGTAATCCAGATCGCAAAGCGGATCGGGATTTTCATAATTGATCGTCGGTGGCAGCACGCTGTCGCGAATCGCTAGCAAACAGACGATCATCTCGGTCACGCCCGCTGCGGCAATCAAGTGCCCCATCATGCTCTTCGTACTGCTGACCGGCGTCTTATAAGCGTTGTCGCCAAAGACCTGCTTGCATGCTAGCGTTTCGACCTTGTCGTTGACCGTCGTGCTGGTTCCGTGAGCATTGACGTAATCAATGTCCTCGGGATTCAGTCCCGCATCGCTGATCGCCATCCGCATGCTTGCAATTCCGCCGTGCCCATCGGGTGGAATGTCGGTGATCCGGAACGCGTCGGCTGTCGTTCCATAACCGAGGATCTCACCGTAGATCGGGGCCCCACGGCGGCGAGCGTGTTCGAGTTCTTCGAGAACAACCATGCCGGAGCCCTCGCCCAAAACAAACCCATCGCGACGGGCGTCGAACGGGCGGCTGGCCGCTGTCGGGTTAGCGTTGTTCTCGCTGAGAGCCGTCAGCAGATTAAATCCGGTGACGCCAAAGGGATGGATCATGCTGTGCGTGCCGCCGGAAAGCATCACGTCGGCATCGCCGCGGCGGATGATCTCGGTCGCTTCGCCGATCGCTTGGCTGCTGGCCGCACAAGCTGTCAGACAGTTGTAGTTGGGCCCTTGAGCGTTGAACATCGCCGCCAGATGGGCCGCCGGCATGTTCGGTTCCTGTTCCAATTCGACCAGCGGATTGAGTACTTCCAGTCCCTTCTGCAGGAACTTGGCCATGTCGTACTCGCCCCCCTCCATCGCGACGGTCATCATGTCGGTGAAGGTGACAAAGTCCTGGTTTCCTTCGCCGCTGCCCAGGTAGACGCCAAAGCGGTGCGGGGCGACGCCGGCGTCCATGATCCCGCTTTCGCTGATCGCCTGCTTCGCCGCACCGGCAGCAAACTTGGTGTGCCGGCCACGGTGCTTCCACAATTCGGGATCTTCGCCGGTATCGGTGATGTCCCAACCCTTCACCTCTGCCGAGATTTGGGTCGGAAAACCTTTGGCGTTAAACAACGTCGTATACCCGACGCCGCTTTGACCCTCCTGCAAGCCTTTCCATACGGTGGTTGGATCATGTCCCATGGGGTTGATCATACCGATGCCAGTGACGACAACGCGTGGACGCATGGTGTTACCTTTGAAGATGCAAATATTTGGACAGATTGGATTTTTGATTTGCGATTCCCGCAGCCTACCGATCTTCGATGTGGCGAAGCGACGGAGACCGTCGGGACGGCTGATCGGGAAGCTTTTGATCCAAAGCTGAAAACGTGAGTTTACCGGTTGGGAAAATCGCGAGCCCGAATCGCGAAACTTAAGCGTAGCCGAACTTGCCGCCGATTGGTATTCGGGTTTCCCCTCGGATCCGAGCGATCTCGCCGGCTAGGACCCGACAATTGCGGATCCCCGCGTGGCGGCAGGGAGAACCAGTGGTCGATCCTCTTCCGCCAGCCGGGTTAGATTTGCTGGCGGCTTTAGGTTGCCGGAGTCGATTCGTCGTCCAGCAGATTCTTGGAGACTGGCAGCGGATTTCCGTCGGCATCCTGAGCGACTTCCCACAATCGCATCAGCCGCAACATCGTCAGCAGATTCGCCGGATTGAACAGCTGGCCGGTGCCAAAGCGTTCCTCGTCCAGGAAGGCAAACAACATCTGCACCTCCGCCTGCAGTTTGCCTTCGCAGTAACTGGTTCCGGTGATCACCGCCCCATCGTTCTGCAGATCGTCGATCGTGGCGGTGTAGTGCAGGGTATCGCCGGGGCGAGCGGGTTGGTGGAATTTGGCTTTCCCAACCTTCGCCAGCACGATCCGCTGTTGAAAATCGAAGCACTCCGAGACCAGGATCCCGCCGGTCTGGGCGAGACCTTCGATGATCAGAGTGTTGGGAAAGACGGGGTGCGCCGGCAGATATTCGTCGACCGGTTCCTCGGTCAACGAGATATTTTTGATCGCTTCGGCGCGCTCACGGCTCTTGAAATAGGTGAAGCGATCGATCCAAAACCAACGCATTGTCTTATGCCACTCTGTCGATAAATAAAAGCTTCCACGCTGACAGCCAGCTGTTCCGCGAATGGCCTCGATGCCATTTGACGGGCGAACCCCGCCATCACAGCCGCTGCGGCGGCCATCGTTCGCCTGTCCGGGCGACACAAACTTCGCTGGGTCCAAACCGCAATCGATTGGGACCTACCGACGAGGATGCGTCGCAGAAAACGAGCGTTTGCAATCGGGTAGAAACCGATTTTTGTTCCAACCGGGGGGCGGCAACGCCCCGCGATTCTCTGTCCCAACGCGCCCCGGGGAGGGACGCGGTTTGGCGAGACGCTGCAGAGGTCGATTGCGTTCGCACCTCTGCTTCCTGGCGAGCGACAGACCGAGGCGATGATGCTATCAAAACGAAGCACCTCGCCTCGCGGCGGCTCACCCGATCCGACGAACAACTCCCAGCGGACGGTCCCGCCGGGGCGGGGCCTAATTAGGCGCCGACCTTGGAGTTGACGTAGCTGCACAGATCGTTGACGGTCAACAGATCGCCGAAGTCTTGAACGCGAGGGTTCTTTTCGAACTTCGACAGATCGGCCCACGACATACGCTTCTTCAGCTCGACCAAGCCGTCTTCGGTGACCTTGCCATCTTTGACATATTCGCTGTTGGTCAAAATGTCCTCGGGGAACAATTCTTCGCGAGGAATTTGGATGTCGAAGGCTTTTTCCAACTTGAACACGATGTCCAGAAAGTCGATCGATTCGGCACCAAGATCGCCAACCATCGTCGCTTCGGGAGTGACTTCGTCGTCGTCAACACCTAGTGCGTCGACCAGAGCAGCTTGAACCTTTTCGTAGACTTCGTCTTGCGTAGGCATCGTTATTTAAACCTTTCGTATTTACGAATATGTGCCGTTTGACTGTTTCTTCGGCACGTGTATCAAAGTGATTTGCTGTGTTGCAATTACAATGTCGACTGCGTCATCGCTTGGATCACTGCGGGCTGATCCCCAAACATATTAAAGAACTGCTCTCGAACAAACCTTCGGGTATCGTCGTCGTTATTGTGCGGACTCGCTTCGCTGCCGGACCGCTCCAAGATTAAACGTGCCGATACCGTTACTTTATCGCCCTTCGTGGCCTGAGCCTTGACCGTCACTAGCGGACCATCCTCTTTAAACTTGTCAGCTTTGATCTCCAAGGTCTCTCCGGGACACAAAAAGTCACCGAACTTGACCGATTTGGCTTCGACCAAAAAGACGTGAGGCGAGGCAAAATCTTCGCCGGTTCGAACCATCCACATCGCCGCTTGGTACAATGCTTCGAGCATCATCACCCCCGGCATGACCGGAAAACGTGGGAAATGGTCCAATAGATAGTCTTCCGACGCGTGCAGCGTGCGGCGGGCGATAAGTTGAATCCCGGGTTGGAGCGCAACGATTTCGTCGAGCTGACTGTAACGCATCTTGGACAAAATCAAATTCCTTCACGATCGCTGGGCAAGGGATTAACGTGCCTTAACGCAAATAGAATAGTAGCCAGCGTTTATCGCCTCAAGCGTAGAATCGTTACAATCACCCCAGTTAACGCCAAGTTATCGAGGTTTCCTGGTTATTAAACAGGCGCACTCCCTCATTTAGCACCTTCTCTCTTCCTCTACAGTTCCCAGCGACGATTTCCAAGTGAACGAAGATTCCCTATCTTCCGCTGCCACAGCTAGCAACTTTGTCCTGCTGTGGCACCAATTGCCAGCATCCTCGCCGCGACGATCCCATTTCGATCTGATGTTGGAGGACTCCGGACAGCTGAGAACTTGGGCGATCCCGCGGATCCCCTCACCTGGCGAAAGCGTCCAGGGACTTGGTCTGCCTCCACATCGAATCGCCTACCTCGATCTGGAAGGGGAGATCTCCGGCGGACGCGGGTCGGTGCGGCGCATCGATCGGGGGACCTACACGATCATCGAATCGAGTGACGAACAACTATCGATCGAGATCCGCGGCGATCAGCTGACGGGGCAGTTGCGGTTTCGCGCAACCGAATCGGATCAGTTGTGGGAGATCTCGCGAGTCGACGCCTTGGCCAATTTGTAGATCGGCCCGTCGGGGATCCAAGCGGTGTGAGCCTTGGCGCCGGTGCGGCCGGCCAACACGATCTCGCCATCCAACAATTCCAGCGTCTCGATCACGACGGGGGTTTCGACGTAGCGGTCGTGTTCGCTGGGAACGGTCACCAGTGCTATCAAGTCGTCCTCTTCGTTCTCCCAGCGAACTTCCAGATCCCCCCGCGATGCGGCGATGCTGATCTTGTCGGAGAAGTGTTGCAGAGGGATCGGCAGCGCGCCGGCTCGCAAACGGTGAATCTGCAGCGCGATCACGTTCGGTTCGTCGGTCAGCTGGGCGTGCAGTTCAAACGAGATCACCGAATCGATCCGCCCCCGCCGGTAGCGAGCCGCGACGATCACCTTGCCATCTTCGACCGAGACCCGCGGATCTTCGGTTCCCGGGGGGAGGACGTTGGGAAATTGATTCGCCAGTTCCGACGCTAGCCAAGCGTTGATCTGATCGGTGGTAAACGTGGCGTGCCAATCGCCGACGATCTGCACCTGTTGAGAGAGCTGTTCGAACTGAGCTTGCAGTTCTTCTTTATGTTGCAGTGCCAGCGGTGCCGATGCGACCGCGGTCTTATAAAACGCCGGAGCCTGCTGTGCGGCGCGAGCGGCCCACCAGGTGAACGCTCCCAGACCGGTTGCGATAAAAACGAGAACCAGTCCGAGTGTTTTCAATAGCCGTCGCATGGCAAAGTCCCTGAAGCCATTGGATGCGAGAAGAAGCACGCCAAAGCATCTTACGGAAGCTGTTAAAGCCAGGTCAACTTCCATATTCGGCCGATCGGGCATCGTTCGCAGGCGATTGGGCCCCCCAACGGGGAAGCAAACGCGGTTCGATCGCCCCCAAACCAAGCTATCGATATCGCTTCGATTCGCTAACATGTTCCAAGTGTCTGCTTGGCTGAGATTCTTTTGTATTAAATCGTGGAATCCGCTACCGTGCGTTGCCGCGGGATCGATCGCCAGGACTGCGATCGATCGACGTTCCGATTCGTCCGGCGTGCACTGGGCGATGCACAAGCCGTCGCCAGGTCGGGGTGCTATCAATCGAAGCAAGCTGGTTCCTGGGATTTCTGTTCTGGGGGTTATGGACGATTGGGGGTCATCTCGATCGGGGACAGCGATCTTTGCAGCGGTCGCAGGTTGGACGCTGACGCTGTAATTTGCTGTATAAGCTGGGAATATTCGAAGCAACGTTCATCCGACGGAGACGATCAATGCGACCTTGGGGACCCCGCCGCGGCGGCTGGCAGGATCGAAATTTGTTCCGCCCGCTGGAGAGCTCGGCGACGCGGCGGCGGCGCAGCACAACGCGCGATGCGGAAGCTTCGCAGACTAGCTCAAGTTCGCCGGCAGAGGATGACGATCCAAAGCACAAACTTCAGCGAACCGAAGCGATCTTAGTCCTGTCACGGGGATCACTTACGACGCGGAAATTGGCCGCTTTGGCTGGCTTGGCGGACGCCACCGAAGCGCGTACACTGATCCGCCAACTTAACCAGCTTTACGATCAACGGGGTCGCGCGTTTCGCGCCGAAGAGATTGCCGGCGGTTACCAATTGTTAACCCGACCACAATTTGCCCCCTACCTGCGGCGATTGGGGCACGTGCCGCAAGCGGTTCGGTTGTCCTCCCCGATGCTCGAAACATTGGCCATCGTGGCTTACCGCCAACCTGTGTTGCGAGCCGATATCGAAGCGGTTCGCGGCGTGCAAAGCGGTGAATTGCTGCGGCAATTGATGGAAAAGGATTTAGTCCGGATCAGCGGTCGCAGCGACGAACTGGGCCGTCCCTATTTGTATTCCACGACAAAGAGATTTTTGCAGGTCTTTGGCCTCCGTAACACCGATGCCTTACCATGCAGCCAGTGGTTCAAAGAACAGCCGGTCGACGTACCAACAACCGGCACCCCCGATAACCTAGACCCAGTTCTTGACAGTCCCGATAAGGAGTCCGACGTGAGTATCGCTATCGCTTCATCCCATCATGATGCCTCACCCGAGCACACCGACGCGATCGTCGCCGTTTCAAGTACTGAGTCGAGTGTTTCCAATCCGCCAGCTGCGATCATCGAAGACGAAGAAGATGAGCAGTGGAACGACGACGATGATGACGACGACTGGGACGACGAAGACGACGATTGGGACGATGAAGATCCCGACGACGACGACTCAGATGACGACGACGATGACTGGGACGAAGAAGAAGAAGCCGACGAGGACGACGACGACGACAGCAAGGACGACGACTGGGAAGAAGTCGACGACGATGATGACGATGACCTCGAAGAAGCTGACGGCGAGGGAGACGAGTGGGTCGACGATGAAGACGACGACGACTGGGATGACGACGACGAAGATGAATTTTAATCGTCGCCGCGGTTTCTAACGCCGCTGCCTCTACGCAGTCGGTCGAACGACTCTAACGCTCGCGGGCCGTTTCGTCCGGCCCGGTTTCGAGCATGTTTTCAGCCAGATGAGGTGCCAGGACTGCCGGCGTCGGGTAGTCCCAGGCTAGGGTGGGCGTCAGTTCCAGCCCCAACCAATCTTCGACATCTCCCGCCAGTTCCATCGTGGCCAATGAATCGAGGCCATAATCGGCCAGCGGTTTATCGCGATCGGCCGGGCCGTTGTCCGGATTTCCTCGCGCTGCCAACCACTCCAACAACCAACCTTCGATCGCCGCGCTAACAGCCGGCAAATCGTCGGGCGTGATCGTTGTGGGGAGCTCGGGAAATTCGACGTTCCCACCCAACATGATCGATCGATCCCAGCGATGTTTAGTCTTCAATTCGCCGCTGAAAAACTGACGCCGACACGCTTGCCGTTGCACCTTGCCGCTGGTCGTCAACGGAACGCCTCCGGGCCGCGTCAACGCGATCGTCCGCGCATCGACTTCGTGTTGTTCGATCAACCGTCGCCGCAATCGGCGGACCAGACCGGCCAACGATTCCGGTGGCGTCTGCCGAGCGACTTCCGCCACAACCGCCAACGCCTCTTGCCCGTCTCCTTGCGCCGAAAAGGCTGCCGCTGGGCCACCGCTGGCTTCCCCTAAACACTCGCAGACCGTCGCTTCGATATCTTGCGGATAGACGTTGCGGCCGCGAAGGATGATCACGTCTTTCATCCGCCCGGTCACGTATAACTGGTCGCGGTGCAGGAACCCTAAATCCCCGCTCCGCAAAAACTTTCCCGCCTCGGGCTCGCCAGCGATCGTCGCATGAAACTGTTCCGCGTTGACCGCCTCTCGATTCCAATAACCGTCGGCGACGCTGGGTCCCTGCAACCAGATCTCTCCCACCGCGCCATCGGCCTGCGCCGCGGCGGTATCGGGATCGACGATTGCGATTCGCATTCCATCGGCTGCCGGACCGCTACTGACCAATCGTTGGACCGTCGCTTCGGGCTGACCTTCAGCCGCCGGCTGATACCTTCCCACGGAGAGCGAATCGCGATCGACATCCAGATATTTGGGTTCGTTGCGATCGCCACCGCCAGCGGCCAACAGCGTCGCTTCGGCCAAACCGTAACAGGGGCAGAAGCTGCTGGCGCGATAGCCCGCCGGTTCAAATCGCTGGATAAACGCCTCCAGCGTCGCCGCCCGCACCGGTTCAGCCCCGCAAAACGCCGTCGTCCAACAACTCAGATCCAACCCCCGGGTGTGTTCCGGATCGATCCGATCGACACACAACTGGTAAGCAAAATTGGGAGCTCCGCTGAACGAAGCCCGATGCGAACTGATCGCTTGCAACCACCGCAGCGGCCGCTGCAGAAAGCTTCGCGGCGACATCAAAACCGCTTCGCCGCCGACGTAGATAGGTTCCAAGATCCCGCCGATCAAACCCATGTCGTGGTAGGCGGGCAACCAAAAGACACCCCGGCTGTGCTCGCTCGCGTCATCGGCGGCAAACTCCAATGCGTAACTGCTGCGGATCGATTCGAGATTGCTCAGCAGGTTGGCGTTGCGAACCATCACTCCCTTCGGATCGCTTGTCGAACCGCTTGTGTATTGCAGCAGCCCCAACGCTTCGCCCGAACCGTCGTCGATGTGAGGATCGAAGTCGACCGCCGCGACGCCATCGGTGGCGATCCGGTGGGTCTTATGAACAACCTCGTTCAACCGCTTAAAGTCCAAACCTTCAAGGGTCTCGCGATCGGCGATCAAGGCCGCCGGTTGGCAATCGACAGCCGCAGTGTCCAAGCGCGGCATCGCTCGCCCCGGCTTGGGGAAGCAGGTGGGGACGGGGACTAGGCCGGCATAGCTGGCGCCAAAGAAGCCGACTAAAAACTCGAGCCCCGGCGGGAACAGCAGCAGCGCCCGATCCCCCGGCGTGGTGCACTGGGCCAATTCGGCGGCGACCGATCGGGCTCGCCGATCCAGCTGGCCGTAGGTGATCGATTGCGATTCCCCTGCGTCGGTCAAAAACGTGGCGACCGCTCGGTCGGGGTGGCGGCGGCTGCGATCGACCATCAGTTCGGTCAACGATCGCCAACCGCCATGCCGCTGCGTTGTTTCTTGTGGTAGCGACATATTTTTATGGCTGGAAATCATGTTGCCCGGTCTACGAAAGTCACAACATGCCGACGACCGTCGTCGACTCGTTGAGATCTGGCTGCCCTGTTACGATGGAAATACGCCGTGGACGTTACGATTGTAACGAGAATGGCGTGCCAACCAAACGGCCGCGCCGACCGTTTCGCCCCCCCTTTGGATCGTTTTTTCTAAAAAACTCGTCACCTCAAAGTCCATGTTCCGAACGATTTACGAGGCCGCCGAGCCGAAGCTGCAGTTTTTCTGGTTCTGCCACGCCGGTGCCGGTTCGGCGTCACTGGTCCGAGCGGCTCGAGGTTTATCGGGGCCGCTGAGTCTGCAAGTGGCTTCGCTCCCCGGACGCGAACACCGCTTCCGCGATGGGCTGAACCTCTCGCTCGATGAATTAGTCGACCAATTGGCC from Rosistilla oblonga includes the following:
- a CDS encoding AMP-binding protein, with translation MSLPQETTQRHGGWRSLTELMVDRSRRHPDRAVATFLTDAGESQSITYGQLDRRARSVAAELAQCTTPGDRALLLFPPGLEFLVGFFGASYAGLVPVPTCFPKPGRAMPRLDTAAVDCQPAALIADRETLEGLDFKRLNEVVHKTHRIATDGVAAVDFDPHIDDGSGEALGLLQYTSGSTSDPKGVMVRNANLLSNLESIRSSYALEFAADDASEHSRGVFWLPAYHDMGLIGGILEPIYVGGEAVLMSPRSFLQRPLRWLQAISSHRASFSGAPNFAYQLCVDRIDPEHTRGLDLSCWTTAFCGAEPVRAATLEAFIQRFEPAGYRASSFCPCYGLAEATLLAAGGGDRNEPKYLDVDRDSLSVGRYQPAAEGQPEATVQRLVSSGPAADGMRIAIVDPDTAAAQADGAVGEIWLQGPSVADGYWNREAVNAEQFHATIAGEPEAGKFLRSGDLGFLHRDQLYVTGRMKDVIILRGRNVYPQDIEATVCECLGEASGGPAAAFSAQGDGQEALAVVAEVARQTPPESLAGLVRRLRRRLIEQHEVDARTIALTRPGGVPLTTSGKVQRQACRRQFFSGELKTKHRWDRSIMLGGNVEFPELPTTITPDDLPAVSAAIEGWLLEWLAARGNPDNGPADRDKPLADYGLDSLATMELAGDVEDWLGLELTPTLAWDYPTPAVLAPHLAENMLETGPDETARER